TATAAACTATAATTTACTTATGTGATTGTTCTTCCTATGTAATCTATACATGATCAAAGTGAGTGATTTCTCATGTTTAGCAAATTGTTCTTTAGGTAATGAAAAACAGTATTCTcattagaaaaacacaaaaatacaaaagatttatCGCAGCAAACGttctagtattttaaattttgaagttaTACACTTTTGGAATAAAGTTGAGTTTTCATGCTATATCAAGCTTGAGCAAGATAGCAAAGGTACAAATTGAGCTCTCTAATCATAACCTTAATATATATATTCCTGCTCATTAATATACTTTGCACCAGCAAAAACGATTTCCAACATATGTGTTTTGGAGGTAATTAAGTAActctgtataaaaataaatgcacttctccctcctttccccagTGAATGGAAAACttccatacttttaaaataataataataataaaaataatttttaagagcaaCAGCCCTCAACTCTTTGCTGGTGCCTGCCATACTGCCTTTCTTCACTCCATTCTTAGCTCAGCTAGTTTCTTCTTGCATGTCATGATAAAAAGGGAATGTGGGTGGGTTATAACTTTTGTGTATGTCCCGTTTCCAAATTTCCCTCTCCAAAAAGCCAACCAAataaacgaacaaacaaaaaaaaaaacagtgcaacAAAACACAAATAGCATTCCAACAGTTTGGCAAGTGATGCGTTCACCTGAGATTAAGTGATTTTAGGCAGTCAGTAACAAAATGCTGCTTTGCTGTAATAGTAGAAAggcaacaaatttttaaaagaaaccaagaaGGTATACAATCTTGACAGTCTCTTATTAGCTTCCTCCTCTCATCTCTTTTTTCCCCACATTATCTGTTGCGTATCTACTACAGTAGGCTGCAAAACATACAGCAAAAAGGATTGGCTTGAAGGCATTTGATGTTTGTAAATAAATCCACAATTGGATCCAAGCTGAAGAGGTGATACATGGTCAGCCTAGTAGGACAATTCTGAGCATGTGCATACGCAGGTAAAGTCCAGgctatattaaattaaaaaaaaaaatgtcagtgcGTCTTTTCATGTTAAAGTTTTTTCAAAGCTTTCTTTTGTTCCTTGTTGTGCTGACCACAAACAAGTTTTAAGAGTATCAAGAGTctggcaaaaatagaaaaaaaaaaaaaaaaaaaaaaaagctgtagtgACATCGAACCGCACAATGTAAGCATTGAGCATGTGCAAATTTTCAAATCAAAAGAAGGAGATCATCCCTCTTGAAAACGTGGTGTCTTGACACGTACGACCATAGGCTAAGAAGACTGCTCTGAGTATGTGccagttttaaaagagaaaagcttAGATCTTCAAGCATGTTGGAGCAGTCCCAGAATGTTGCTGTAGGCTTCTAAAGCATGATCACTGGTTGTTTCATGTATTCGCCATTTTTCTGGGCAAAAGCAATTCCACTTCCTCTGAAACGTGTCTCCAAGATACTTCTCTGTCCTCAGCCGGAAGAGATACAGTTCAGAACCCACATCAACTTGATTCAACCAAGTGTTCCTTCAACGAGAGGGACAGGATGGTCTGTCAtctgctgactgatcaggattTGGATCAATctagaaagaaatgagaagaaaagtttACAGAGTTATTTCATGAGGTCTAGGAAGAATGCAGCAAATGATTACAATTCTGAATACTAGTCAAGAAATGTAATCAGAGAGAGCATACATAGCTTGTTAGCATATTGTAGCCAATTATAGCATATTGTATCCAATTATTCTCTTTTCATATCTGAAATGCTATGTGGGGAGGAAAGGGTGCTGGTACCTATAAAGTACCtgatatttaattattagattaacAAGATTAAGGTATGTCTGAATAGTCGcctatttcataaaaattaacagtAAAATTTTATCATTGAATGAAGACTTACTCAGTATTGTAGTAGTACTTAATTAAGACCTAAATACACAATATAGAATATCTTCATAGCAATCATCTCCTTTTGTAAAGTACCCCTTTTCATCCTTCTACAAAAAAGTTAACCCATTGCTTCCTCTGACTTTGGAAAAATGAAATTGTGTAAACAATTCTCTTTGTTTATACAATGTGCAAACAATTTGTTTACTTACATAAACAATGTGCTTATGTGAGGTAATAACTCATGGGTGTAAAACTCCAGAGATGGCCAAAAAATGCAGTGTGTGTATCAGGAAGTAAAACTACTGAACCCAAAATACTCAAGAGATTTTCTCTCACCTTCTTTATCTTTGGAGTGACtttcatatgtacatatttttaatgaaaagttgCTTCTCAGGTACAAAGATAATAGAATGGTCACAGAAAAGCAAATTGTTgggtttaatatattttttactgAAAGAGCTTTTGGATGAGACCCATCCACTTGCATTTAAATGTGGAACAACCCAAATTGCCTCAGAAGCTTTAGGTAAAAcacatttttgaaggaaaaaagtcaaataactCTTAGTTAAATCACACCCTGAACatattttagagttttaaaagTTGCAAATTATCTTTGGTGCTTTTTAAAAGGTGGCAGAATTTTCCCACAAGTTGCTTAAAAGTGAACTATACTTAGATtgccattctttttaaaatgcctcCTTGGACAGCCAGGGAGCCTCAAATCAAGCCAGAAATGACTGACTTATAATAAGCAAGAAAGAAATATCCAAGTAAAAATGTAATGACAAAATCTGTAGCAAGTGACAGAACACTTTTAGCATCTAACAGAAATTTTATGTAttagaagatagaaaaaaattatgtctcATGAAGAATTCTGAACATTCTATAATCAATGAATGAAGAAGATCTCATATTATTGCATCCCAAGGAAAACTGACCCTTCCAGTtatggtgttaaaaaaaaaaaagagagaaatttgatGAACAATCCCCCTGATGTTTAATTTGGGAGTAATATTTCAGTGTAAAACAGCTATGTAaattacagtaaccaaaagaaaaaGCTGATTCTAGtaatttacagaattattttgGTATCAAAACCAACTCCAAAACCCCTTAAAAATGTGTACTAGTGGCTAAAGTCACTCTGAAATATCGTGAAATTGCTAGATACCCTACCTACTTACTCCTTGTCTTTACATATACTGTTCTTTCTGCCTTTTGAGGACTACTCATTCTTCACAATTCAGCTTAACGGTCACCTTTTCAAGAAGCCCCACCTGATTCCCAAGACCCAATAAGCTGCTCCTCAAATGAGCTGTGCATTTTATCACATTATGATGTAGTATTTTGCTTCTTAGCTTGTTTTCCTCAGTAGTCTGTGGGCTTCTCCTAAGAGCtatgtttatttacatttaagtGCTTAGCTGCCATcaatgagataaatgaaaatagtCTAACCATGTGGGAATGTTGTTTTAAGATGTTATCacaaatacattatttcttaTGACTGAGAATGTCAAAATACTCAAGAATTGGAAAAGAATCATGAATAAGATAAATTCTAGCTATTTAATCACTGTTTGCAAAATGCCAGTTCTTCCTATTGATGCTTGGATATACAAAATTCTTCCTTCAAAAAATGTGTCTCAAGATACaagtttaagagaaaaaaaaattagtaattcaACATGAGGTTAGATCATTGTCTTAATTCCCTAACAAGTGAACAGTCCTACCTCTATCTCAAACTTAGTAAATATTGACAACCTTAATCTTAACTTTTACTCTGtcgttttaaattatttgttctgTTATTATCATGATAATCAAGAtctaattacatttaaaaaaaaatgcctgcaATGCTATTTCTCGAGACAGCCAGTTCATTGCATACTTAAGAGTAGGTACTTACTTCTGAATAAAGAGGCGGAGGCAAGAACCGAAACTCCTGGATATATGCAAACAGTGGTCCTTGAAGCGCTCTCTCAAAGTCATCACAAGCATTCACTGGTGCAAGATTGTTCCGCCTTTGTTCCTCTGTTACCACTTCTGCATAGCTGGGTGGTGCTGAAGGAAAAAGATACACGCAATTCGAACAGCATGTTCTTATGCATgtcaaaatacacaaaatagtaGGTATTAAAAAGCAATGTCaaggtaaaataataattatttgtttgGTGATTAAAACTATGAAGACATATAATCAAAACTGAGTATTAGGGGCACATCTACTTTCTTTAGGGGAAGATTACATTCATCTAGGGTCATAAAATATCAgaagcaaaataattttcttgatAATAATAGTAAGAAATTAAGCTTAGATATGTATTATCAAATTACCTTCAGGTCTTTCAGGAAGTGATAAACTGAGCCAGTTCATATTCATGCTACACTGACTGCTTACACTTGAGGTTCTGCTACCAAATGGATGTAGAGGAATGGTACCGATGACAAGTGgcaaattaagaaataaatccaTAGCTCCAGGAATATCCACATATACCTAAACATTGCAAAGAAATATTACGTTTAGAATGCCAAGTATGATTTCCTTTTCAAAAACTAATAACCaattttaatgttatttgaaACCCCCATTTACTTCATTGTTTATCTTACATACATGAAAAGTTTCTCTTTTATGTATAATTCTATATAGTACATTTACATATAAGGTATAATTATAAGTCAAACTATATAAAGAGTTATGTATTTCATATGTCACTATATATGGAATTAAAAAACCTGGATGTAAGACAAAATTATGTCTCCATAACtttaagattaaaaacaaaacaaaacaccaaagacttcttgggccaggcactgtggctcagcctctaattccaacactttgggaggccatggtgggtggatcacttgagcccaggagttcaagaccaacctgggtgacatggtgaaactccatcacgacaaaaaatacaaaaattatccaggcctggCTACAGGcacacttgtattcccagctacttgggaggctcaggtgggaggaccactggagcccagaaagcagaggctgcagcagagctgagactgtgccgtggcactccagcctgggtgacaggtgtttcaaaaaagaaaaaagaaaggaaaaaacctcTTAAATGTGTACATACCATTAGTGAATATTCCACACGGATTATACTACAGTCGAGGATAGAGGGAGAAACTGGTGGAATTTTCAGCAACTTGCCATTCCACGTCTCTGTCTTTCCAGATGATAAGGATTCCCCACGCAAGTTAGCCACAAGCTGTTTTACTTCCTTCATTTTCCCTTTGGCATAGAAGGCCTGTGTTTGGTAAATGGCTGCCTTTGGCACCACCATTCGGGAAGAGCAGTTCTCAATCTCAGCAAATATCTGAATTGATTCACCTAGAGagggaaaaatatatacatatctactgttagaaaaaaataacaaaagaaatcaagaatcttttttttttctttttgagagagtctcgctctgtcgcccggttagaaaaaaataacaaaagaaatcaagaatcttttttttttttgagagagtctcgctctgtcgcccaggctggagtgcagtggccagatctcagctcactgcaagctccgcctcccgggtttacgccattctcctgcctcagcctcccgagtagctgggactacaggcgctcgccacctcgcccggctagtgtttttttttttttttttttttggtatttttcagtagagacggggtttcaccaggttagccaggatggtctcgatctcctgacctcgtgatccgcccgtttcggcctcccaaagtgctgggattacaggcttgagccactgcgcctggccaagaaatcAAGATTCTTAAAGCTAAAGTAAGAAAGAGCAACTAACATGCACGAAAAGGTGTCCTAGGAACTGCAAATAACTTAAGAGTCATAGAAATGAACTCATCAGTAGCTATTTGAAAAAGGAAACTACATTCTATTTTgtgaaaaaacaaatggaaaagcacaATTTGTAATTTCACAAAAGAATACGATATTATGTTGATATTTAATagttatattataaatttatacacAAAAGCTAAGTGAAGAAAGTTTTTTGTGGGAATCTACCTCATACATACCTGGGGTATAGCCCTTCCTTTCAATTTTGGCACTTAAGGATATTGGGCCTGAGGTACAGAACCAGCAACAGAGTGTCTTTTCTTTTGTGCCTGCTTGGGGTGACTGTAAGAAAACAATTTAGAGAAAAAGGTCAGTGTATGGATTGGTACAATCAAtaccagaatattttaaaatataatcctaaatttgtggaaaaataaaaattaaaactggttttgcttttt
The Macaca mulatta isolate MMU2019108-1 chromosome 6, T2T-MMU8v2.0, whole genome shotgun sequence DNA segment above includes these coding regions:
- the ARRDC3 gene encoding arrestin domain-containing protein 3 isoform X1; translated protein: MVVPKAAIYQTQAFYAKGKMKEVKQLVANLRGESLSSGKTETWNGKLLKIPPVSPSILDCSIIRVEYSLMVYVDIPGAMDLFLNLPLVIGTIPLHPFGSRTSSVSSQCSMNMNWLSLSLPERPEAPPSYAEVVTEEQRRNNLAPVNACDDFERALQGPLFAYIQEFRFLPPPLYSEIDPNPDQSADDRPSCPSR
- the ARRDC3 gene encoding arrestin domain-containing protein 3; this translates as MVLGKVKSLTISFDCLNDSNVPVYSSGDTVSGRVNLEVTGEIRVKSLKIHARGHAKVRWTESRNAGSNTAYTQNYTEEVEYFNHKDILIGHERDDDNSEEGFHTIHSGRHEYAFSFELPQTPLATSFEGRHGSVRYWVKAELHRPWLLPVKLKKEFTVFEHIDINTPSLLSPQAGTKEKTLCCWFCTSGPISLSAKIERKGYTPGESIQIFAEIENCSSRMVVPKAAIYQTQAFYAKGKMKEVKQLVANLRGESLSSGKTETWNGKLLKIPPVSPSILDCSIIRVEYSLMVYVDIPGAMDLFLNLPLVIGTIPLHPFGSRTSSVSSQCSMNMNWLSLSLPERPEAPPSYAEVVTEEQRRNNLAPVNACDDFERALQGPLFAYIQEFRFLPPPLYSEIDPNPDQSADDRPSCPSR